A single Curtobacterium sp. MCJR17_020 DNA region contains:
- a CDS encoding ATP-binding cassette domain-containing protein gives MTTTPLAVEATGLVKTFGTNRAVDGVDLRVEAGTVYGVLGPNGAGKTTTISMLATLLKADGGEARIFGHDVRREAQTVRTLIGVTGQYASVDETLSATENLVIFARLLGLSRADAKRKAVELLERFGLTEAASRPLKAFSGGMRRRLDLAASLIAQPPLIFLDEPTTGLDPRTRAQMWDTIRELVATGSTVLLTTQYLDEADQLADRIAVIDHGKVVAEGTSDELKASIGSSSLQLRLTDALRLDAARTIVRNTLGVDAVASPEGSRLTAPMSDPDRVTDLLVSFREAGITLAEMSVQKPTLDEVFLTITGAPATTDDDNDNTDRELAGSIA, from the coding sequence ACCACGACACCGCTCGCGGTGGAGGCCACCGGCCTCGTGAAGACCTTCGGGACGAACCGCGCAGTGGACGGTGTCGACCTCCGTGTGGAGGCCGGCACGGTCTACGGCGTGCTCGGTCCCAACGGCGCCGGCAAGACCACCACCATCTCCATGCTCGCGACCCTGCTCAAGGCGGACGGCGGCGAGGCCCGGATCTTCGGGCACGACGTCCGGCGCGAGGCGCAGACCGTCCGCACGCTGATCGGGGTGACGGGCCAGTACGCCAGCGTCGACGAGACCCTCAGCGCGACCGAGAACCTGGTGATCTTCGCGCGCCTGCTTGGGCTGTCCCGCGCGGATGCGAAGCGGAAGGCCGTGGAGCTGCTCGAACGCTTCGGGCTGACCGAGGCCGCGTCGCGCCCGCTCAAGGCCTTCTCCGGTGGCATGCGTCGCCGGCTCGACCTGGCTGCGAGCCTCATCGCGCAGCCGCCGCTGATCTTCCTCGACGAGCCGACCACGGGGCTCGACCCCCGGACCCGTGCGCAGATGTGGGACACCATCCGCGAGCTCGTGGCGACGGGTTCGACGGTGCTGCTGACGACGCAGTACCTGGACGAGGCGGACCAGCTCGCCGACCGCATCGCGGTCATCGACCACGGCAAGGTCGTCGCCGAGGGCACGAGCGACGAGCTGAAGGCCTCGATCGGCAGTTCGTCGTTGCAGCTCCGCCTGACCGATGCGCTCCGGCTCGACGCCGCGCGCACGATCGTCCGGAACACCCTCGGTGTCGACGCGGTGGCCAGCCCCGAGGGCTCGCGTCTCACCGCACCGATGTCGGACCCCGACCGCGTGACGGACCTGCTGGTGTCGTTCCGCGAGGCCGGCATCACCCTCGCCGAGATGAGCGTGCAGAAGCCCACCCTCGACGAGGTCTTCCTGACGATCACCGGCGCACCGGCGACCACCGACGACGACAACGACAACACCGACCGCGAACTCGCAGGGAGCATCGCATGA
- a CDS encoding ABC transporter permease, which produces MTTITTTGTTAPRITPRPGVGATGLGATVRQSLTMAYRGLIKVRRTPEQLFDVTLMPIIFTVMFTYIFGGAIAGDVASYLPIIIPGILVQTNITSSIVTGVQLREDMDKGVFDRFKSLPIARIAPLAGALLADTVRYAIATTITFTVGIIMGLRPAGGFGAVVLAGLLVIVVAWAISWIFAYFGVVARTASSVSGISNMVLFPLTFLSNAFVPADTLPDWLRWFSEVNPISHLITAVRELVNHGTVGVDLWISLLGAAVVVAVFAPLTVRAYMRKA; this is translated from the coding sequence ATGACCACCATCACCACCACGGGCACCACTGCGCCCCGGATCACCCCGCGCCCCGGCGTCGGTGCGACCGGCCTCGGCGCCACCGTCCGGCAGTCGCTCACGATGGCGTACCGCGGCCTGATCAAGGTCCGGCGCACCCCGGAGCAGCTGTTCGACGTCACCCTGATGCCGATCATCTTCACCGTGATGTTCACGTACATCTTCGGTGGTGCGATCGCGGGTGACGTCGCGAGCTACCTGCCGATCATCATCCCCGGCATCCTGGTGCAGACGAACATCACGTCGTCGATCGTCACGGGCGTGCAGCTGCGCGAGGACATGGACAAGGGTGTCTTCGACCGCTTCAAGTCCCTGCCCATCGCCCGGATCGCCCCGCTCGCGGGTGCGCTGCTCGCCGACACCGTCCGGTACGCGATCGCCACGACGATCACCTTCACGGTCGGCATCATCATGGGTCTGCGTCCGGCCGGCGGTTTCGGTGCGGTCGTCCTGGCCGGGTTGCTGGTCATCGTCGTCGCGTGGGCGATCAGCTGGATCTTCGCCTACTTCGGCGTCGTCGCGCGGACGGCGTCGAGCGTCTCCGGCATCTCCAACATGGTGCTGTTCCCGCTGACGTTCCTGTCGAACGCGTTCGTGCCGGCGGACACCCTGCCGGACTGGCTGCGCTGGTTCTCCGAGGTGAACCCGATCTCGCACCTGATCACGGCGGTCCGCGAGCTCGTGAACCACGGCACGGTGGGCGTCGACCTCTGGATCAGCCTGCTCGGCGCAGCGGTCGTGGTCGCGGTGTTCGCGCCGCTGACGGTCCGCGCGTACATGCGGAAGGCCTGA
- a CDS encoding BTAD domain-containing putative transcriptional regulator, protein MTVPPRIAVLGPVTVTGSDGRQAPVPGALARAFLTALVLARGHALTTESLIDDLWPDVQPRGARAALQTLVSRLRRSVADGLVVSTSTGYALGGGPEDVDLARAERAVGETEPAAVRAALDLWRGDPGADVDGDLGAALADRAAALRRTLRRALGGALLDEGDADEAAALWAAEAVANPYDEVAVAGSMRALAAAGRTSEAIAAFAAHRDRLADELGADPSADLVRLNAELLRRSGPATGTVRRVGLRAAPNTLVGREADLATVSDLLSAGRLVTILGAGGLGKTRLAQAVAAGLPPTQGVVVFELAPLATADDIVPALGALLGIAEFRSTRSLRDAVAADLRTRVVRALADGPTVLVLDNCEHLVAEVAAFAADLLATVPALRILTTSRAPLAIAGEVVAPLAPLPVEADGAAVRLFTERARAARPGAVLPVDAVRRICTRLDGSPLAIELAAARIRGMSADEIERRLDDRFALLRGGDRSAPERHRTLLAVIEWSWRLLDDGAQDLLTRLALFPDGLAVDAVEAVAAPDRRVDALDDLAELVEQSLVQLVEHEGEPVRYRLLETVREFGAARLGDRGATEAVRAAMIGWGRGFAAERNLLTITGSAQLERFREVARESDNLVTLLRWSLAADDTAAVAHLFAALGGYWSLRGAHGEVVALGPEVVPVLRRTGPAAEDRAATVLGLVVTGGSSAFSDKRTAALAVSTLRRVMRDGTTGFAVLDAQAALLLTLGRPADGYALLARYRDDPEPGVACLANMLSAPLAENDGESAVALRYATRAETLSRSSDDAWTTGSIAVTMTQLLAQTGRHADALRSAEVAREQLERFGADDDLYEIGWTVGLCAASTGDVVRARQVADDLQHRPVEARGGFDEDRVQIGVLAMAIGAECSRWEGALDDAAAEYARAWDSVLPLRKQTPHWTLMAGSARIAARDEAAVRRSDGAAPGLPVDDVAVARRLRVGALVMLRVHPWWLDLPVIGTALLGLALAAARDGQPEHAARCWGLATRLGSRQDFGVLAHTRMRSVLADALGDAVLADAETASAGSNRAEAVSQARLLLEELRFRVR, encoded by the coding sequence GTGACCGTCCCGCCCCGCATCGCCGTCCTCGGACCGGTCACGGTGACGGGTTCGGACGGCCGGCAGGCGCCCGTGCCCGGAGCGCTCGCTCGGGCGTTCCTGACGGCGCTGGTGCTCGCGCGCGGCCACGCCCTGACCACCGAGTCGCTGATCGACGACCTCTGGCCGGACGTGCAGCCGCGGGGTGCCCGTGCAGCGCTGCAGACGCTCGTGTCCCGACTGCGCCGGAGCGTGGCGGACGGCCTCGTGGTGTCGACGAGCACCGGGTACGCGTTGGGCGGCGGCCCCGAGGACGTCGACCTCGCCCGTGCCGAGCGTGCGGTGGGCGAAACGGAGCCGGCAGCGGTCCGTGCGGCCCTCGACCTCTGGCGTGGTGACCCGGGGGCCGACGTCGACGGCGACCTGGGCGCGGCACTCGCGGACCGAGCGGCAGCGCTCCGGCGGACGCTCCGGCGCGCGCTCGGCGGTGCCCTGCTCGACGAGGGCGACGCCGACGAGGCCGCCGCACTCTGGGCGGCAGAGGCCGTCGCCAACCCCTACGACGAGGTCGCGGTCGCCGGCTCGATGCGCGCCCTCGCCGCCGCCGGCCGCACGAGCGAGGCCATCGCCGCCTTCGCGGCGCACCGTGACCGCCTCGCCGACGAACTCGGCGCCGACCCCTCGGCCGACCTGGTGCGCCTCAACGCCGAGTTGCTGCGCCGGTCCGGCCCCGCCACGGGCACCGTCCGCCGCGTCGGCCTGCGTGCTGCGCCGAACACCTTGGTCGGGAGGGAGGCCGACCTCGCCACCGTCTCGGACCTGCTGTCCGCCGGACGGCTGGTCACGATCCTCGGTGCGGGTGGGCTGGGGAAGACCCGCCTCGCGCAGGCGGTCGCCGCCGGCCTGCCGCCGACGCAGGGCGTCGTCGTGTTCGAACTCGCACCGCTCGCCACGGCCGACGACATCGTGCCGGCACTCGGCGCGCTGCTCGGGATCGCCGAGTTCCGCTCCACTCGCTCGCTCCGGGACGCCGTCGCGGCCGACCTGCGCACCCGGGTCGTGCGCGCGCTCGCCGACGGGCCGACCGTGCTCGTCCTGGACAACTGCGAGCACCTGGTCGCGGAGGTCGCCGCCTTCGCCGCGGACCTGCTCGCGACCGTGCCCGCCCTGCGGATCCTGACGACGTCACGCGCGCCGCTCGCCATCGCCGGCGAGGTCGTGGCTCCCCTCGCGCCCCTGCCCGTCGAGGCGGACGGAGCGGCCGTCCGGCTGTTCACCGAGCGGGCGCGGGCCGCACGACCCGGAGCCGTGCTGCCGGTGGACGCGGTGCGCCGGATCTGCACGCGGCTCGACGGGTCACCGTTGGCCATCGAGCTCGCGGCCGCACGCATCCGCGGGATGAGCGCCGACGAGATCGAGCGCCGGCTGGACGACCGGTTCGCGCTGCTGCGCGGCGGTGACCGGAGCGCCCCGGAGCGGCACCGCACCCTGCTCGCCGTGATCGAGTGGAGCTGGCGCCTGCTCGACGACGGGGCCCAGGACCTGCTGACACGCCTGGCGCTCTTCCCGGACGGGCTCGCGGTCGACGCCGTCGAGGCCGTCGCGGCTCCGGACCGCCGGGTGGACGCACTCGACGACCTCGCCGAGCTCGTGGAGCAGTCGCTCGTGCAGCTCGTCGAGCACGAGGGCGAGCCCGTGCGGTACCGGCTGCTCGAGACGGTGCGGGAGTTCGGTGCGGCCCGGCTGGGGGACCGCGGCGCCACCGAGGCCGTCCGTGCGGCCATGATCGGCTGGGGCCGTGGGTTCGCGGCCGAGCGCAACCTGCTCACGATCACGGGTTCTGCACAGCTCGAGCGGTTCCGCGAGGTCGCCCGCGAATCCGACAACCTCGTCACGCTGCTCCGCTGGAGCCTCGCTGCCGACGACACCGCGGCGGTCGCGCACCTGTTCGCGGCTCTCGGCGGCTACTGGTCGCTGCGCGGGGCCCACGGTGAGGTCGTCGCTCTCGGCCCCGAGGTGGTCCCGGTCCTGCGCCGTACCGGACCGGCGGCCGAGGACCGTGCCGCGACGGTGCTCGGACTCGTCGTCACCGGCGGGTCGTCCGCGTTCAGCGACAAGCGCACCGCAGCCCTGGCCGTGTCGACCCTGCGCCGCGTGATGCGCGACGGCACCACCGGGTTCGCGGTGCTCGACGCCCAGGCAGCACTGCTCCTCACCCTGGGGCGACCGGCCGACGGGTACGCCCTGCTCGCCCGCTACCGCGACGACCCGGAGCCCGGTGTCGCCTGCCTGGCGAACATGCTCAGCGCGCCGCTCGCCGAGAACGACGGGGAGTCCGCCGTCGCCCTGCGGTACGCGACCCGCGCCGAGACGCTCTCGCGGTCGAGCGACGACGCCTGGACCACCGGGTCGATCGCCGTCACCATGACCCAGCTCCTGGCGCAGACCGGTCGGCACGCCGACGCACTGCGGTCCGCCGAGGTCGCCCGCGAGCAACTCGAACGGTTCGGGGCCGACGACGACCTGTACGAGATCGGCTGGACCGTCGGCCTCTGCGCCGCGAGCACCGGCGACGTCGTGCGTGCCCGGCAGGTCGCCGACGACCTGCAGCACCGTCCGGTCGAGGCCCGCGGCGGGTTCGACGAGGACCGGGTGCAGATCGGCGTGCTCGCGATGGCCATCGGTGCGGAGTGCTCGCGCTGGGAAGGAGCCCTCGACGACGCGGCGGCGGAGTACGCCCGCGCCTGGGACTCCGTGCTGCCCCTGCGGAAGCAGACGCCGCACTGGACGCTCATGGCGGGCTCGGCGCGGATCGCGGCGCGGGACGAGGCGGCGGTGCGCCGGTCCGACGGAGCCGCGCCGGGCCTCCCGGTCGACGACGTGGCGGTCGCGAGACGCCTGCGTGTCGGTGCGCTCGTGATGCTGCGCGTCCACCCGTGGTGGCTGGACCTGCCCGTGATCGGGACCGCCCTGCTCGGGCTGGCGCTCGCCGCCGCCCGTGACGGACAGCCGGAGCACGCCGCTCGCTGCTGGGGGCTGGCGACCCGACTCGGTTCGCGGCAGGACTTCGGCGTGCTCGCGCACACGCGGATGCGGTCGGTGCTGGCCGACGCCCTCGGCGACGCGGTGCTGGCGGACGCCGAGACGGCCTCGGCCGGATCGAACCGGGCCGAGGCCGTCTCGCAGGCGCGGCTCCTGCTCGAGGAGCTGCGGTTCCGCGTGCGCTGA
- a CDS encoding aromatic acid exporter family protein — MEFQHIAGVGRRAWRWSRTSGTQPRLLHAAKAAGAAALAWFIARHVPGVASDYPYYAPLGAIVAMQTTVYAGLRNGIQTLVGILLGIAVAGFTMIVGDPGILAVALAVGIGVLVGGFRVLGEGSTWVSTAALFVLLVGGANAEGYSFGYLVQMGVGVVVGLLVNFLVFPPLHFWDAERRIDEVNAVLADHLEGLAHVLESGKRDEDAWNRQQDKLDRAIADVRARVSVAHESRKINPRGALRGSRARLQQDGARFRALERVAWYTTDLTELVARSGPVSANLGRPDPAFTEPLTEAIRQLAGVIRGESPEDEGDKAIERLEQALDASRENPSHVAVTASALVALRGIVESERRATDNLDTRTGPSAFHRPRG, encoded by the coding sequence ATGGAGTTCCAACACATCGCGGGCGTCGGTCGCCGCGCGTGGCGGTGGAGCCGCACGTCCGGCACGCAGCCGCGACTGCTGCACGCAGCCAAGGCAGCCGGCGCCGCGGCACTGGCCTGGTTCATCGCCAGGCACGTGCCCGGGGTCGCGTCCGACTACCCGTACTACGCACCGCTCGGGGCGATCGTCGCGATGCAGACGACGGTCTACGCGGGGCTGCGCAACGGCATCCAGACGCTCGTCGGCATCCTGCTCGGCATCGCCGTCGCGGGCTTCACGATGATCGTGGGCGACCCGGGGATCCTCGCCGTGGCCCTGGCGGTCGGCATCGGCGTACTCGTCGGCGGGTTCCGGGTGCTCGGCGAGGGCAGCACCTGGGTGTCGACGGCGGCGTTGTTCGTGCTGCTCGTCGGCGGAGCGAACGCCGAGGGCTACTCGTTCGGGTACCTGGTGCAGATGGGTGTCGGCGTCGTCGTCGGCCTGCTCGTGAACTTCCTGGTGTTCCCACCGCTGCACTTCTGGGACGCCGAACGTCGGATCGACGAGGTGAACGCCGTGTTGGCCGATCACCTCGAGGGGCTCGCACACGTGCTGGAGAGCGGCAAGCGCGACGAGGACGCCTGGAACCGGCAGCAGGACAAGCTCGACCGTGCGATCGCCGACGTGCGCGCGCGGGTGTCCGTCGCCCACGAGAGCCGGAAGATCAACCCCCGCGGAGCGCTCCGCGGGTCACGGGCCCGGCTCCAGCAGGACGGGGCGCGCTTCCGGGCGCTCGAACGGGTCGCCTGGTACACGACGGACCTCACCGAACTCGTCGCTCGGTCGGGCCCGGTGTCCGCGAACCTCGGCCGTCCCGACCCCGCGTTCACCGAACCGCTCACCGAGGCGATCCGTCAGCTCGCCGGCGTGATCCGCGGGGAGTCCCCCGAGGACGAAGGCGACAAGGCGATCGAGCGACTCGAGCAGGCGCTCGACGCCTCGCGCGAGAACCCGTCGCACGTCGCGGTGACGGCGTCCGCGCTCGTGGCGCTCCGCGGCATCGTGGAGTCCGAGCGTCGTGCGACGGACAACCTCGACACCCGCACGGGGCCGTCGGCGTTCCACCGTCCGCGCGGCTGA
- the rplQ gene encoding 50S ribosomal protein L17: MPKPTKGPRLGGGPAHERLLLSNLANALFTHGRITTTETKAKRLRPVAERLITFAKRGDLHARRRVIATLRDKSVVHTLFTEIAPQVEDRQGGYTRITKLGFRKGDNAPLASIELVLEPVSGTPAPVKRTAAPAAAAPVEEAAADETTEEAPVETVPVEDSETTEESAPVESETETEAAAEVEADAAEKSDDSK, encoded by the coding sequence ATGCCGAAGCCCACCAAGGGCCCCCGCCTCGGTGGCGGTCCCGCTCACGAGCGCCTGCTCCTGAGCAACCTCGCCAACGCCCTCTTCACGCACGGTCGCATCACGACCACCGAGACGAAGGCCAAGCGCCTCCGCCCGGTTGCCGAGCGGCTCATCACGTTCGCGAAGCGCGGCGACCTGCACGCTCGTCGTCGGGTCATCGCGACCCTGCGCGACAAGTCCGTCGTGCACACGCTGTTCACGGAGATCGCCCCGCAGGTCGAGGACCGTCAGGGCGGCTACACCCGCATCACGAAGCTCGGCTTCCGCAAGGGCGACAACGCCCCGCTGGCGTCGATCGAGCTCGTCCTCGAGCCGGTGTCGGGCACGCCCGCACCGGTGAAGCGCACCGCGGCTCCGGCCGCCGCCGCTCCGGTCGAGGAGGCGGCTGCCGACGAGACCACCGAGGAAGCCCCGGTCGAGACGGTGCCTGTCGAGGACAGCGAGACGACTGAGGAGTCCGCTCCGGTCGAGTCGGAGACCGAGACCGAGGCTGCTGCCGAGGTCGAGGCCGACGCCGCCGAGAAGAGCGACGACAGCAAGTAG
- a CDS encoding DNA-directed RNA polymerase subunit alpha, protein MLIAQRPTLTEESISEHRSRFVIEPLEPGFGYTLGNSLRRTLLSSIPGAAVTSIRIDGVLHEFSTVPGVKEDVTEIILNIKSLVVSSEHDEPITAYLRKQGAGQVTAADISAPAGVEIHNPELVIATLNDTARFELELTIERGRGYVSATQNRSEFSEAGQIPIDSIYSPVLKVTYRVEATRAGERTDFDRLVVDVESKPAITPRDAIASAGRTLVELFGLARELNTAAEGIEIGPAPVDAVLSNELQTPIEDLDLSVRSYNCLKREGINTVSELVALSETQLMNIRNFGQKSVDEVKDKLTELGLSLKDTVPGFDGAHFYSGYDEDESNN, encoded by the coding sequence GTGCTCATTGCACAGCGCCCCACCCTGACCGAGGAGTCGATCTCCGAGCACCGCTCGCGCTTCGTCATCGAGCCGCTCGAGCCGGGCTTCGGTTACACCCTCGGCAACTCGCTGCGCCGCACGCTCCTCTCCTCGATCCCCGGCGCGGCTGTCACCAGCATCCGCATCGACGGTGTCCTCCACGAATTCAGCACCGTTCCCGGTGTGAAGGAAGACGTCACCGAGATCATCCTCAACATCAAGAGCCTCGTCGTCTCCAGCGAGCACGACGAGCCGATCACCGCGTACCTGCGCAAGCAGGGTGCCGGTCAGGTCACCGCAGCGGACATCTCCGCTCCGGCCGGCGTCGAGATCCACAACCCGGAACTCGTCATCGCGACCCTGAACGACACCGCGCGGTTCGAGCTCGAGCTCACGATCGAGCGTGGCCGCGGCTACGTCTCGGCCACGCAGAACCGTTCCGAGTTCTCCGAGGCCGGTCAGATCCCGATCGACTCGATCTACTCGCCGGTCCTCAAGGTCACCTACCGCGTCGAGGCGACGCGTGCCGGTGAGCGCACGGACTTCGACCGCCTGGTCGTCGACGTCGAGTCGAAGCCGGCGATCACGCCGCGCGACGCCATCGCGTCGGCCGGTCGCACGCTGGTCGAGCTGTTCGGGCTCGCTCGCGAGCTCAACACGGCCGCAGAGGGCATCGAGATCGGCCCCGCGCCGGTCGACGCTGTCCTGTCGAACGAGCTGCAGACGCCGATCGAGGACCTCGACCTGTCGGTCCGCAGCTACAACTGCCTGAAGCGCGAGGGCATCAACACGGTGTCCGAGCTCGTCGCCCTGTCGGAGACGCAGCTCATGAACATCCGCAACTTCGGTCAGAAGTCGGTGGACGAGGTCAAGGACAAGCTCACCGAGCTCGGCCTGTCCCTCAAGGACACCGTCCCCGGATTCGACGGCGCCCACTTCTACAGCGGGTACGACGAGGACGAGTCCAACAACTGA
- the rpsK gene encoding 30S ribosomal protein S11, with product MATPKTAARKPRRKEKKNVAVGQAHIKSTFNNTIVSITDPSGAVLSWASSGAVGFKGSRKSTPFAAQLAAESAARQAQEHGVKKVDVFVKGPGSGRETAIRSLQAAGLEVGSINDVTPQAHNGCRPPKRRRV from the coding sequence ATGGCTACCCCCAAGACTGCCGCGCGCAAGCCGCGCCGCAAGGAGAAGAAGAACGTCGCAGTGGGCCAGGCCCACATCAAGAGCACGTTCAACAACACGATCGTCAGCATCACCGACCCGTCGGGTGCCGTCCTCAGCTGGGCGTCCTCGGGTGCCGTCGGCTTCAAGGGTTCGCGCAAGTCGACGCCGTTCGCGGCGCAGCTCGCTGCCGAGTCCGCTGCGCGTCAGGCGCAGGAGCACGGCGTCAAGAAGGTCGACGTCTTCGTGAAGGGTCCGGGTTCGGGCCGCGAGACCGCGATCCGTTCGCTCCAGGCCGCTGGCCTCGAGGTCGGCTCGATCAACGACGTCACTCCGCAGGCGCACAACGGTTGCCGCCCGCCGAAGCGTCGTCGCGTCTGA
- the rpsM gene encoding 30S ribosomal protein S13, giving the protein MARLAGVDIPREKRVEIALTYIYGVGRTRAVQALAETGISGDIRVKDLTDDQLVALRDFIEGNFKVEGDLRREVAADIRRKVEIGSYEGLRHRRGLPVRGQRTKTNARTRKGPKRTVAGKKKAR; this is encoded by the coding sequence ATGGCACGTCTAGCAGGCGTCGACATCCCGCGCGAGAAGCGCGTGGAGATCGCACTCACGTACATCTACGGCGTCGGCCGTACCCGCGCGGTCCAGGCACTCGCCGAGACCGGTATCTCCGGTGACATCCGCGTCAAGGACCTGACCGACGACCAGCTCGTCGCCCTCCGTGACTTCATCGAGGGCAACTTCAAGGTGGAGGGTGACCTCCGCCGCGAGGTGGCAGCCGACATCCGTCGCAAGGTCGAGATCGGTAGCTACGAGGGTCTTCGCCACCGTCGTGGTCTCCCGGTGCGCGGTCAGCGCACCAAGACCAACGCGCGTACCCGCAAGGGACCGAAGCGCACCGTGGCAGGCAAGAAGAAGGCTCGATAG
- the rpmJ gene encoding 50S ribosomal protein L36, with protein sequence MKVNPSVKPMCEHCRVIRRKGRVMVICKSNPRHKQRQG encoded by the coding sequence ATGAAGGTCAACCCCAGCGTCAAGCCCATGTGCGAGCACTGCCGAGTGATCCGCCGCAAGGGCCGCGTCATGGTGATCTGCAAGAGCAACCCGCGTCACAAGCAGCGCCAGGGCTAG
- the infA gene encoding translation initiation factor IF-1, whose amino-acid sequence MAKKDGVIEIEGSVLEALPNAMFRVELTNGHKVLAHISGKMRQHYIRILPEDRVIVELSPYDLTRGRIVYRYK is encoded by the coding sequence ATGGCCAAGAAAGACGGCGTCATCGAGATCGAAGGCTCGGTGCTCGAAGCTCTGCCCAACGCGATGTTCCGCGTTGAGCTGACGAACGGACACAAGGTCCTCGCGCACATCTCCGGGAAGATGCGCCAGCACTACATCCGTATCCTCCCCGAGGACCGCGTGATCGTGGAGCTGAGCCCGTACGACCTGACCCGCGGCCGGATCGTCTACCGCTACAAGTGA
- a CDS encoding LCP family protein, whose product MPDATRRPFAAHGKQARRRGWTTLVTVVASALAVVLVSGTSVAAIAGAQLATAPQTVQLSTDDQSTAKTADITAIKGGANILLIGSDTRVGQFDSDEAVEGARNDVTMLIHISEDHQQLTAVSFPRDLMVPIPACTNPASGTTYPASTSAMFNTALGNGGVSCVVDTVENLTGLSIPYAGLITFDGVIEMSNALGGVDVCVAEPIDDTFTGLHLTAGSHNLEGSDALAFLRTRHGVGDGSDLARISSQQVFLSALLRKVTSDGTLSNPITLYKLAGAALSNMTLSDGLAQTRTLVGLASALRGMSTANMLFVQYPVADDPDDSARVIVDQETAHTLNVALQNDVKSSLSDSSTGRASEESPTAGGTATTAPSTGTTPSDTSSSPASSGASSGTSSAPSSSATSTATSTPLPSSITGQSASEQTCSVGN is encoded by the coding sequence GTGCCCGACGCCACACGACGCCCCTTCGCCGCACACGGCAAGCAGGCCCGCCGTCGCGGCTGGACCACGCTCGTCACCGTCGTGGCCTCGGCGCTGGCCGTCGTGCTCGTGAGCGGGACGAGCGTCGCCGCCATCGCCGGCGCCCAACTGGCGACCGCACCGCAGACCGTGCAGCTCAGCACCGACGACCAGAGCACCGCGAAGACCGCCGACATTACGGCGATCAAGGGCGGGGCGAACATCCTGCTCATCGGCAGCGACACCCGCGTCGGACAGTTCGACTCCGACGAGGCCGTCGAGGGCGCCCGCAACGACGTCACGATGCTCATCCACATCTCCGAGGACCACCAGCAGCTCACCGCAGTCAGCTTCCCCCGTGACCTGATGGTGCCGATCCCGGCCTGCACCAACCCCGCGAGCGGGACGACCTACCCGGCCTCGACCTCCGCCATGTTCAACACGGCGCTCGGCAACGGCGGCGTCTCGTGCGTCGTCGACACCGTCGAGAACCTCACCGGCCTGAGCATCCCCTACGCCGGGCTCATCACCTTCGACGGCGTGATCGAGATGTCGAACGCCCTGGGCGGTGTCGACGTCTGCGTCGCGGAGCCCATCGACGACACCTTCACCGGTCTGCACCTCACCGCTGGCTCGCACAACCTCGAGGGCTCCGACGCCCTCGCGTTCCTGCGCACCCGCCACGGCGTCGGCGACGGCAGCGACCTGGCCCGGATCAGCTCGCAGCAGGTGTTCCTGTCGGCGCTGCTCCGCAAGGTCACCTCCGACGGCACCCTGTCGAACCCCATCACGCTCTACAAGCTCGCCGGCGCGGCCCTGTCGAACATGACGCTGTCGGACGGCCTCGCCCAGACCCGCACCCTCGTCGGCCTCGCCTCGGCACTGCGCGGCATGAGCACCGCCAACATGCTCTTCGTGCAGTACCCCGTCGCCGACGACCCCGACGACAGCGCGCGGGTGATCGTCGACCAGGAGACCGCCCACACGCTCAACGTGGCGCTGCAGAACGACGTGAAGTCCTCGCTGAGCGACTCGAGCACCGGGCGCGCGTCCGAGGAGTCGCCGACCGCTGGGGGCACTGCGACGACCGCACCGTCGACCGGCACCACGCCGTCCGACACGTCGTCGTCGCCCGCGTCGAGCGGCGCATCGTCGGGGACGTCGTCCGCACCGAGCTCGTCCGCCACGAGCACGGCGACGTCGACCCCGCTGCCCTCGTCGATCACCGGGCAGAGCGCCTCCGAGCAGACCTGCTCCGTCGGCAACTGA